In the genome of Gordonia rubripertincta, one region contains:
- a CDS encoding class I SAM-dependent methyltransferase → MESISQRLMRNAAFAEIYENLWRPTFTRLFSLGGRTTEDYDRALRTYLSRPGDRLVLDVACGPGNYTRLIADGLTGDGRCIGIDFSAPMLARAARTNAVERAAFLRADAHAIPFDDNTFDVVTCLAALYLIPDPLPVVDELVRVTRPGGEIVIFTSVTTEVTSLPGVQRVVGLTGFRIFDEHSITDRLRAAGAANVEQTITGHGQYVLGVKPGPVSTAGDLQ, encoded by the coding sequence ATGGAGTCGATCAGCCAGCGCCTGATGCGCAACGCCGCGTTCGCCGAGATCTACGAGAACCTCTGGCGGCCGACGTTCACGAGGTTGTTCAGTCTCGGTGGGCGTACCACCGAGGACTACGACCGCGCACTCCGCACCTACCTGTCCCGCCCCGGTGACCGACTCGTCCTCGACGTTGCCTGTGGCCCAGGCAATTACACGCGCCTCATCGCCGACGGACTGACCGGCGACGGACGCTGCATCGGGATCGACTTCTCCGCCCCGATGCTGGCCCGTGCGGCCCGCACCAACGCTGTCGAGCGCGCCGCCTTCCTCCGCGCCGACGCCCACGCGATCCCGTTCGACGACAACACCTTCGACGTCGTGACCTGCCTGGCAGCTCTGTACCTCATCCCCGATCCACTCCCCGTCGTCGACGAGCTGGTGCGGGTCACCAGACCGGGCGGCGAGATCGTCATCTTCACCTCCGTCACGACCGAGGTGACATCACTGCCCGGCGTCCAGCGGGTCGTCGGACTGACCGGCTTTCGTATCTTCGACGAGCACTCCATCACCGACCGCCTGCGCGCCGCGGGCGCGGCCAACGTCGAGCAGACGATCACCGGTCACGGACAGTACGTCCTGGGCGTGAAACCGGGGCCGGTGAGCACTGCCGGGGATTTGCAGTAA
- a CDS encoding helix-turn-helix transcriptional regulator — MATKQRDKIMALLSESVEPMVAGEISTRLDLHVTTARFHLAKLVEEGRVETTTVPTPGVGRPRVGYQLVRRAPTGALLGHLLGQLGSTQAAREHAGAEAGRLWAEEHARPAPTADLPDPVTVASDTLGALGFEVSNIMSAFGSHELRLCSCPLQDIARTHPEVARGVARGVIEQALAASSPALSSQYAVTVAPDPAGGDCEIVLRLAPLRRTANHVETPLR, encoded by the coding sequence ATGGCGACCAAGCAGCGCGACAAGATCATGGCCCTGCTGTCCGAATCGGTCGAACCGATGGTCGCCGGGGAGATCTCGACGCGCCTCGACCTGCACGTGACCACGGCCCGTTTCCACCTCGCCAAGCTGGTCGAGGAGGGGCGGGTCGAGACCACGACCGTTCCGACGCCGGGCGTCGGCCGTCCCCGCGTCGGCTATCAGCTCGTCCGCCGGGCGCCCACCGGCGCACTGCTGGGCCATCTCCTGGGCCAGTTGGGCAGCACGCAGGCCGCTCGTGAACATGCCGGCGCCGAGGCCGGCCGCCTGTGGGCCGAGGAGCATGCGCGCCCGGCGCCGACCGCCGATCTGCCCGACCCGGTGACCGTCGCCTCGGACACTCTCGGCGCGCTGGGATTCGAGGTCTCGAACATCATGAGCGCGTTCGGCTCTCACGAACTACGACTCTGCTCGTGCCCGCTGCAGGACATCGCCCGGACGCACCCCGAGGTCGCCCGAGGAGTCGCCCGCGGCGTCATCGAGCAGGCACTCGCCGCCAGCTCCCCCGCCCTCAGCTCGCAATATGCCGTCACCGTCGCCCCGGACCCGGCAGGCGGCGACTGCGAAATCGTGCTGCGGCTGGCGCCGTTGCGGCGCACCGCAAACCACGTCGAGACCCCACTCAGGTGA
- a CDS encoding class I SAM-dependent methyltransferase, with protein MTNETTSGDQLPFGQRKTEDMPGHWLLARLGKRVLRPGGLELTESLLDDARISGSDVLEIAPGLGKTATAILERSPKSYVGVDDDPDAVVLTKGVIGERGRVVAGDASATGLDDSSTDVAVGEAMLTMQSDRNKAKIVEEAFRVLRPGGRYAIHELAINPDTLPDEEKTEIRKSLARSIKVNARPLTEAEWRKLLTDAGFEVTTVKFAKMALLEPRRVIADEGLVGALKFVGNVIRDGDARKRVLAMRATFTKYKSHMAAIEVIATKPETAR; from the coding sequence ATGACTAACGAAACCACGTCCGGGGATCAGCTGCCGTTCGGCCAGCGCAAGACCGAGGACATGCCGGGCCACTGGCTCCTCGCCCGACTCGGCAAACGCGTCCTGCGTCCGGGCGGACTCGAGCTCACCGAGAGCCTGCTCGACGACGCCCGCATCAGCGGCTCCGATGTCCTCGAGATAGCACCGGGCCTGGGCAAGACGGCCACCGCGATCCTCGAGCGATCGCCGAAGAGCTACGTCGGCGTCGACGACGATCCGGACGCCGTCGTCCTCACCAAGGGCGTCATCGGTGAGCGCGGCCGGGTCGTCGCAGGTGACGCGTCGGCCACCGGACTCGATGACTCGAGTACCGACGTCGCCGTCGGCGAGGCGATGCTGACGATGCAGTCCGACCGCAACAAGGCCAAGATCGTCGAGGAGGCGTTCCGTGTGCTGCGCCCCGGCGGCCGGTACGCGATCCATGAGCTCGCGATCAATCCCGACACCCTTCCGGACGAAGAGAAGACCGAGATCCGCAAGTCGCTGGCGCGATCGATCAAGGTCAACGCCCGTCCGCTGACCGAAGCCGAGTGGCGCAAGCTGCTGACCGACGCCGGCTTCGAGGTCACGACGGTCAAGTTCGCCAAGATGGCACTGCTCGAGCCGCGTCGCGTGATCGCCGACGAGGGACTCGTCGGGGCATTGAAGTTCGTCGGCAACGTGATCCGCGACGGCGATGCACGCAAGCGCGTCCTCGCCATGCGGGCGACGTTCACCAAGTACAAGTCGCACATGGCCGCCATCGAGGTCATCGCCACCAAGCCGGAGACCGCGAGATGA
- a CDS encoding carboxymuconolactone decarboxylase family protein: MSAPRVSPGGLRDLGPFNFAFARGAARVIGVDDAHIFSTLGRTKGLFRGWLHYSGRLMPFGTLPRKDSEMIIIRVAHLRGCEYELDHHRRLGRRAGIGDAEFERILEGPDAGWGDRERAILRAVDELVESKDVSDIAWAALSRHLDDRRLIEFTLLVGQYDSLATTIHTLRIQRDHHT; encoded by the coding sequence ATGAGCGCACCGCGAGTCTCACCGGGTGGTCTCCGAGATCTCGGACCCTTCAATTTCGCCTTCGCGCGTGGAGCCGCGCGCGTCATCGGCGTCGACGACGCACACATCTTCTCCACGCTCGGCCGGACGAAGGGACTGTTCCGCGGCTGGCTGCACTACAGCGGTCGGCTGATGCCCTTCGGGACGTTGCCGCGCAAGGACTCCGAGATGATCATCATCCGGGTAGCACATCTCCGCGGTTGCGAGTACGAGCTCGATCATCACCGACGACTGGGGCGCCGGGCGGGCATCGGTGACGCCGAGTTCGAGCGCATCCTCGAAGGTCCCGACGCCGGATGGGGCGACCGTGAGCGGGCCATCCTCCGCGCGGTCGACGAACTGGTCGAGAGCAAGGACGTCTCCGACATCGCCTGGGCCGCACTGTCACGGCATCTCGACGATCGCCGGCTGATCGAGTTCACCTTGCTCGTCGGCCAATACGACAGCCTGGCCACGACGATCCACACGCTGCGCATCCAGCGCGACCACCACACCTGA
- a CDS encoding ABC transporter ATP-binding protein encodes MLDISGLSVRMGGQAVLDDITTRVDDGELVYLLGRNGTGKTTLLRTICGVIPPAAGRILIDGKRFSELDAPPTVIGMHLGTDAAHPGHSARRHLTWLARAGGIPTGRVAEVLDLVGLTDVAGRRVVDYSLGMRQRLGIASALLGDARTLVLDEPVNGLDIDGIRWLRGLLRDLADDGRRLLIASHHLDEVARTADRVVVLNSGRIAADAPLAEFVGDSADLEEAYLATVGGQTPAGVTA; translated from the coding sequence GTGCTCGACATCAGCGGCCTGTCCGTCCGAATGGGCGGGCAGGCCGTTCTCGACGACATCACCACCCGCGTCGACGACGGTGAGCTGGTCTATCTGCTCGGACGCAACGGCACCGGCAAGACGACGCTGCTCCGGACCATCTGCGGCGTCATACCTCCTGCGGCGGGCCGAATCCTGATCGACGGCAAGCGATTCAGCGAACTCGATGCGCCACCCACGGTGATCGGCATGCATCTGGGCACCGACGCCGCCCACCCCGGCCACAGCGCACGGCGCCACCTGACCTGGCTGGCCCGGGCCGGCGGAATCCCGACCGGTCGGGTCGCCGAGGTCCTCGACCTCGTCGGACTCACCGACGTGGCCGGCCGCCGGGTCGTCGACTACTCCCTCGGCATGCGTCAGCGGCTCGGAATCGCCTCCGCCCTCCTGGGCGATGCGCGCACCCTCGTCCTCGACGAGCCGGTCAACGGCCTGGACATCGACGGCATCCGTTGGCTACGCGGGCTTCTCCGAGATCTTGCCGACGACGGCCGGCGTCTGCTCATCGCCTCCCACCACCTCGACGAGGTGGCCCGCACCGCCGACCGCGTCGTCGTGCTGAACTCCGGCCGTATCGCCGCCGACGCGCCGCTGGCCGAATTCGTCGGTGATTCCGCCGATCTCGAGGAGGCCTACCTCGCCACAGTCGGTGGTCAGACCCCCGCAGGAGTCACCGCATGA
- a CDS encoding lipase family protein has product MGRWRPLTLRAMVTVGVAAATLVTGVGGVGTNSVASAEPPNLTAIPPNIPGEIDAVVPPPPIKKLQRIPQRSKIEGGSRELQELREAVMPSPVGDRFFDHWPADLAGRKPGDLIATRDVTPVAGFLVTVPLRSARQVKFRTTDATGGPLFGTATLFVPRKQWNGPGPRPVVINNTPIVALGTTCTPGYTFSHGYNDDTNSTDLFPPLTQLALDRGYAVIVPDHTGARMAYAEPYVGAHVVLDSVRAAAKLDPQQFGRGPIVMNGYSGGAIATNAASRLASSYAPDQAGRFAGAAIGGVPADYRALAGAMNANLASGVYHSAMLGVARERPEILAMSNHAARWLATSPLRDLCTGDMGKLGVSHVPTQLLSVDPDPFHSPVAEHIFDVTSMSGLKATMPLFIYHGTYEWWIPASQARALFEEQCELGATAIYREYPIEHITAAFTSFGDVATWLDRRLQGIPAPNECR; this is encoded by the coding sequence ATGGGCAGGTGGCGACCACTGACGCTGCGGGCGATGGTGACCGTCGGCGTCGCCGCGGCCACACTGGTCACCGGTGTCGGGGGAGTCGGCACAAACTCCGTGGCGAGTGCCGAACCCCCGAACCTGACCGCCATCCCGCCGAACATCCCGGGTGAGATCGACGCGGTTGTGCCGCCGCCCCCGATCAAGAAACTCCAGCGCATCCCGCAGCGGTCGAAGATCGAGGGCGGTTCCCGTGAGCTGCAGGAACTGCGTGAGGCGGTCATGCCGTCGCCGGTGGGTGACCGGTTCTTCGATCACTGGCCCGCTGACCTCGCCGGACGCAAGCCCGGCGACCTCATCGCGACCCGGGACGTGACGCCGGTGGCCGGCTTCCTCGTCACGGTGCCCCTGCGTTCGGCTCGACAGGTCAAGTTCCGCACCACCGATGCCACCGGCGGACCGCTGTTCGGCACGGCGACCCTGTTCGTCCCGCGCAAGCAGTGGAACGGTCCGGGACCGCGGCCGGTCGTCATCAACAACACGCCCATCGTCGCACTGGGAACCACCTGCACGCCGGGGTACACGTTCTCCCACGGTTACAACGACGACACCAACAGCACCGACCTGTTCCCGCCGTTGACGCAGCTGGCGCTCGACCGCGGATACGCGGTGATCGTGCCCGACCACACCGGCGCCCGAATGGCCTACGCCGAACCGTATGTGGGCGCCCACGTCGTCCTCGATTCCGTCCGTGCCGCCGCGAAACTGGACCCGCAGCAGTTCGGCCGGGGGCCGATCGTCATGAACGGATACTCCGGTGGCGCGATCGCGACCAACGCCGCGTCGAGACTCGCCTCGTCGTACGCACCCGATCAAGCCGGACGCTTCGCCGGCGCGGCGATCGGTGGCGTGCCGGCGGACTACCGGGCCCTGGCCGGCGCGATGAACGCCAACCTGGCCTCCGGGGTATATCACTCCGCGATGCTGGGCGTGGCCCGGGAGCGTCCCGAGATCCTGGCGATGTCCAACCACGCCGCCCGCTGGCTCGCGACGTCGCCACTGCGCGATCTGTGCACTGGCGACATGGGCAAACTGGGCGTCTCCCACGTGCCCACGCAATTGCTCTCGGTCGACCCGGACCCGTTCCATTCGCCGGTCGCCGAACACATCTTCGACGTCACCTCGATGTCGGGACTGAAGGCGACGATGCCGCTGTTCATCTATCACGGCACCTACGAATGGTGGATTCCCGCGAGTCAGGCGCGGGCGCTGTTCGAGGAACAGTGCGAGCTCGGAGCGACCGCGATCTACCGCGAGTACCCGATCGAGCACATCACCGCGGCGTTCACCTCGTTCGGTGACGTGGCCACTTGGCTCGACCGCCGACTCCAGGGGATCCCGGCCCCGAATGAGTGTCGCTGA
- a CDS encoding MaoC family dehydratase: MTNSTRTFTSVEELKAAIGEDLGSGEWLEITQERIDAFADATGDHQWIHTDPERAKSGPFGTTIAHGYLTVSLLPMLAGQIFTIEGPKLFLNYGMNKLRFPNPVKVGARIRSNAVITSIEETPKGVNMVVTNTVEIEGESKPACVAENLRVLVY; the protein is encoded by the coding sequence ATGACTAACAGCACACGAACGTTCACAAGTGTCGAGGAGCTCAAGGCGGCGATCGGCGAAGACCTCGGATCGGGCGAGTGGCTGGAGATCACGCAGGAGCGGATCGATGCATTCGCCGACGCCACCGGTGACCACCAGTGGATCCACACCGATCCCGAACGCGCGAAGTCGGGTCCGTTCGGTACCACGATCGCGCATGGCTACCTCACCGTGTCGCTGCTACCGATGCTCGCCGGCCAGATCTTCACCATCGAGGGCCCCAAGCTCTTCCTCAACTACGGCATGAACAAGCTGCGCTTCCCGAACCCGGTGAAGGTGGGCGCGCGTATCCGCTCCAACGCGGTGATCACCTCGATCGAGGAGACCCCCAAGGGTGTCAACATGGTCGTGACCAACACGGTCGAGATCGAGGGCGAGTCCAAGCCCGCATGCGTCGCCGAGAACCTGCGCGTCCTCGTCTACTGA
- a CDS encoding ABC transporter permease produces the protein MTATLTAVAAQIGRGARAELTRVGGARSILLYGLIPGAVLLPLVITLGVATVAERFASISGSIQVTSVTTTNSVYWVITFTVMIWAVVAAYAQATAERGALGELTRHLYPRRWTGLVSRWIAYGVGAALCSAVLVALVMASLPTFFPKVYSGVDIGSPEGVRFLVTVPVFAVFAVGIGIGLAAIIGHPAGTVVALLGWTYVIENAISLVPDGYTLQQYMPFLNGTFGTGQELAFMPPWGPTGGLLYCGAVALVIFALGGLALSFRFRRTGSRAPSSAVRAVLAGRRAARPS, from the coding sequence ATGACCGCCACCCTCACGGCCGTCGCGGCACAGATCGGACGCGGCGCACGCGCCGAACTCACCCGCGTCGGCGGTGCACGCAGCATCCTGCTCTACGGGTTGATCCCGGGGGCGGTCCTGCTTCCCCTCGTCATCACCCTCGGCGTCGCCACCGTCGCCGAACGGTTCGCGTCGATCTCGGGGAGCATCCAGGTCACCTCGGTCACCACGACCAACTCGGTCTACTGGGTCATCACCTTCACCGTGATGATCTGGGCCGTCGTCGCGGCCTACGCCCAGGCGACCGCCGAGCGCGGCGCGCTGGGGGAACTCACCCGCCACCTCTACCCGCGCCGCTGGACCGGCCTGGTGTCCCGGTGGATCGCCTACGGTGTCGGTGCCGCGTTGTGCAGCGCCGTCCTGGTCGCGCTGGTGATGGCGAGCCTGCCCACCTTCTTCCCGAAGGTGTACAGCGGCGTCGACATCGGTTCGCCCGAGGGTGTCCGCTTCCTGGTCACGGTGCCGGTCTTCGCGGTGTTCGCGGTCGGGATCGGCATCGGACTCGCGGCGATCATCGGGCATCCGGCGGGAACCGTTGTGGCACTGCTCGGTTGGACGTATGTCATCGAGAACGCGATCAGCCTGGTGCCCGACGGTTACACGCTGCAGCAGTACATGCCCTTCCTCAACGGAACCTTCGGCACCGGACAGGAACTCGCCTTCATGCCCCCGTGGGGGCCCACCGGCGGGCTGCTCTACTGCGGCGCGGTCGCGCTGGTCATCTTCGCGCTCGGTGGTCTCGCACTGTCGTTCCGGTTCAGAAGGACCGGTAGTCGCGCACCGTCATCCGCGGTCCGCGCCGTTCTCGCCGGACGCCGTGCAGCTCGACCATCCTGA
- the ramB gene encoding acetate metabolism transcriptional regulator RamB: MSRTYVGSRLRQLRSERGLSQVALAQTLSISASYLNQIEHDARPLTPSVLRKITEAFGVDAGFFDSQDDLRLVAELREVLLDDDIEAAPGAHDASQISTMVAAHPEIAQAMVNLHRRYRIATDQLAAATDERGDRSMRGTISAPHEEVRDYFYQRRNYIHELDIAAEEMTNRMRMHSADIRREIMNRIENVHGISIVRRVDLGDYTLHRLNAEERRLEFSAALSAGQRTFKLASELCYLEYHDLLDELVDQGNFTSEDARSLALLGLANYFAAAVVLPYSQFHGAAEDFRYDIERLSAFYAVSYETICHRLSTLQRPNLRGIPWSFVRVDRAGNMSKRQSATGFHFSSSGGTCPLWNVYETFASPGKILTQIAEMPDGRNYFWVARTVERRAARYGQPGKTFAIGMGCELRHAGRVIYSDGLEIGPQAHVTPIGAGCRVCERTNCAQRAFPALGATLRVNEHSSTVSPYMAITENR; this comes from the coding sequence TCGTACCTCAACCAGATCGAGCACGACGCCCGACCGCTGACACCCTCGGTGTTGCGCAAGATCACCGAGGCGTTCGGCGTCGACGCCGGGTTCTTCGACTCCCAGGACGATCTCCGACTCGTCGCCGAACTGCGTGAGGTACTGCTCGACGATGACATCGAGGCCGCGCCGGGCGCGCACGACGCCTCGCAGATCAGCACGATGGTCGCAGCACATCCGGAGATCGCGCAGGCGATGGTCAACCTGCACCGGCGCTACCGGATCGCGACCGATCAGCTCGCCGCGGCCACCGACGAACGCGGCGACCGCAGCATGCGCGGCACGATCAGCGCGCCGCACGAAGAAGTGCGCGACTACTTCTACCAGCGCCGCAACTACATCCATGAGCTCGACATCGCCGCCGAGGAGATGACGAACCGGATGCGTATGCACTCGGCGGACATCCGCCGCGAGATCATGAACCGCATCGAGAACGTGCACGGCATCAGCATCGTGCGTCGCGTCGACCTCGGCGACTACACCCTCCACCGCCTGAACGCCGAGGAGCGCAGGCTCGAGTTCTCCGCCGCGCTCTCCGCCGGACAGCGGACCTTCAAGCTCGCCAGCGAGCTCTGCTACCTCGAGTACCACGACCTGCTCGACGAACTCGTCGACCAGGGCAACTTCACCAGCGAGGACGCCCGGTCGCTGGCGTTGCTCGGACTGGCGAACTACTTCGCGGCGGCGGTCGTCCTCCCTTACAGCCAGTTCCACGGCGCCGCTGAGGATTTCCGCTACGACATCGAGCGACTGTCCGCGTTCTATGCGGTGTCCTACGAGACGATCTGCCATCGGCTCTCGACACTGCAGCGCCCCAACCTGCGGGGCATCCCCTGGTCGTTCGTTCGCGTCGACCGCGCCGGAAATATGTCGAAACGCCAGTCCGCCACCGGTTTCCACTTCTCCTCCAGCGGCGGCACCTGCCCGCTGTGGAACGTCTACGAGACGTTCGCCTCGCCAGGAAAGATCCTCACCCAGATCGCCGAGATGCCCGACGGCCGCAACTACTTCTGGGTCGCGCGGACCGTCGAACGACGTGCGGCGCGCTACGGGCAGCCCGGCAAGACCTTCGCCATCGGCATGGGCTGCGAACTCCGCCATGCCGGGCGGGTGATCTACTCCGACGGCCTCGAGATCGGCCCGCAGGCGCACGTGACCCCGATCGGTGCGGGTTGCCGGGTCTGCGAGCGCACCAACTGTGCGCAGCGGGCGTTTCCGGCGCTGGGTGCGACGCTGCGCGTGAACGAGCATTCCTCGACGGTGTCGCCGTACATGGCGATCACCGAGAACCGTTGA
- a CDS encoding cupin domain-containing protein translates to MSDSTVITGLADNTGKTGDRPDISVLSRNDGGNVIRLSFLAGQTMPDHCAGRPILVIGQTGEIDFTVGESTTRLETGVAIHVNANIPHALVARTDAVVTLVVLENPTGEQPSGS, encoded by the coding sequence ATGAGCGACTCGACCGTGATCACCGGCCTCGCCGACAACACCGGCAAGACAGGCGATCGTCCCGACATCTCCGTTCTCTCCCGCAACGACGGCGGCAACGTCATCCGCCTGTCGTTCCTGGCCGGTCAGACGATGCCCGACCATTGCGCCGGCCGCCCGATCCTGGTCATCGGCCAGACCGGCGAGATCGACTTCACCGTCGGGGAATCCACCACCCGCCTCGAGACGGGCGTGGCGATCCACGTGAACGCCAACATCCCCCACGCGCTCGTGGCACGGACCGATGCGGTCGTCACACTGGTGGTGTTGGAGAATCCCACTGGAGAGCAACCCTCCGGGAGCTGA
- a CDS encoding lipase family protein, producing the protein MMPVPPPVAEAVDAAVPPPPVPRLRDIPPRARAAGFDHRTLELREALLPSPTGDPLFDRWPADLSTMRPGRVIAVRDVRATAGPVVTVPLRSATLIKFATTDATGAPIFGTATLLIPNRPARGPRPLLVNNLPIDSLGAACTPGYTLAHGFSIATNPTDLIPPTTQIALNDGHAVLVPDHQGPRMAYAEPVLAGHVILDAIRAGLTVRPETLRHSRIALAGYSGGAIATHGASKLVGDYAPELSDRIVGAALGGVPADFRMLVGSMNANLATGLFHAATFGIARERTEILALANRPARWLATSPLKNVCVIPEALGGGTFMPMQLMSSDPDPFHSPVAERIYRLTAMADRKSLVPLLIYHGTHEWWIPAAGARALYRQQCGYGATAAYREIFGEHLTGALLGFQVALDWLNNRLAGRPAPNECTRRPAG; encoded by the coding sequence ATGATGCCCGTCCCGCCGCCGGTCGCCGAGGCCGTCGACGCGGCCGTGCCACCGCCGCCGGTCCCGCGACTGCGAGACATCCCGCCGCGGGCACGGGCCGCCGGATTCGACCACCGCACACTGGAGTTGCGGGAGGCGCTACTGCCCTCGCCCACCGGTGATCCGTTGTTCGACCGCTGGCCTGCGGACCTGTCGACGATGCGACCGGGTCGGGTCATCGCGGTCCGCGACGTCAGGGCCACCGCGGGTCCGGTCGTCACCGTCCCCCTCCGGTCGGCCACCCTGATCAAGTTCGCCACCACCGATGCGACCGGCGCCCCGATCTTCGGCACCGCGACACTGCTGATCCCGAACCGTCCCGCCCGCGGACCCCGACCCCTGCTGGTCAACAATCTGCCCATCGATTCGCTCGGCGCCGCCTGCACCCCCGGATACACGCTGGCGCACGGCTTCTCGATCGCGACGAACCCCACCGACCTGATCCCGCCCACCACCCAGATCGCCCTGAACGACGGCCATGCAGTCCTCGTCCCCGACCATCAGGGGCCGCGGATGGCGTACGCCGAACCCGTGCTGGCCGGGCATGTCATCCTCGACGCCATCCGCGCCGGCCTGACCGTACGCCCGGAAACGTTGCGGCACAGTCGAATCGCCCTGGCGGGCTACTCGGGAGGTGCAATCGCGACGCACGGGGCGTCGAAGCTGGTCGGCGACTACGCCCCCGAACTGTCCGACCGGATCGTCGGCGCCGCACTCGGCGGGGTTCCCGCGGACTTCCGCATGCTGGTCGGGAGCATGAACGCGAACCTGGCCACCGGGCTGTTCCACGCGGCGACCTTCGGCATCGCCCGCGAACGCACCGAGATCCTCGCGCTGGCCAACCGCCCCGCGCGATGGCTGGCCACCTCACCGCTGAAGAACGTCTGCGTCATCCCCGAGGCACTGGGCGGCGGGACCTTCATGCCGATGCAGCTGATGTCGAGCGACCCGGACCCGTTCCACTCGCCCGTCGCCGAACGCATCTATCGGCTCACCGCGATGGCGGACCGGAAGTCGTTGGTGCCCTTGCTGATCTACCACGGCACCCACGAGTGGTGGATTCCCGCGGCGGGCGCACGCGCGCTCTACCGGCAGCAGTGCGGCTACGGCGCCACCGCCGCCTACCGGGAGATCTTCGGTGAACACCTGACCGGCGCCCTCCTCGGTTTCCAGGTCGCGCTCGACTGGCTGAACAACCGACTGGCCGGCCGCCCGGCCCCGAACGAATGCACGCGGCGCCCGGCCGGTTGA